The window TAAGCAGTAACAGTCTAAGCAACAGGGTCAGTTTAGCCGCGGTGAGTCCGCAGGCTCCCTTCAATAATCCCGATATTTTACAGATTGCCTTGCAAGAGAAAGCCCGCGCACTGGCGATTAGCCTCGCAGATCCCTGCCTTGAGACCTTCAGTATTCGCGTCAGCTTGCATAGCATAAATCTAAGCCTCACCTGCCCCGACGATGTTAACCATATCTACGGTTTGCTAGTGCAATTTTGGCAGCCAAATACCTTTGTTGATGCGACAACCGCCCCCGTCGATATTGACAATATTCGCCGCCAACTCAAGCTCAATAAGCACTTGAATGCCTTTAGTGGCGCAGAGATAGATAAAGTGTGGCGCGAAAAGCTACTCGGACCTGAACATCCCTACAATAAAGTACTCAATAATGATGAGCTGTTCGATTCACTTAACCTGAATCAACTGCAACAGATCCAACAGCAGGCGGCAATGCAAGCACAGTGGCATCTGTTTCTACCCAACTCGCAGGCTAAAAACGCCGAATTTAATCTTCAAGCCAGCATCAAACTGTGGCCTCTGTTGACGACATCCTTGCCTAAATCCTTGTCTAAATCGTCATCGCACGCGGATAAGCTAGAAACAACCACATCTAAGCAAACCCAAAAGATTTTCCTTATCGATGCGCCTGGCAGCGTGCAGACCCAAGTCCGCCTAGGCTATCGCATAGATCATTCCATAAATCATGCCATAGGTCATACCGTTGATAGTGAGTTAGGCGATATGTCAGAAAAGAGTCAACTCAGTTCACAGGAAGTCGCCTTAAGCTGTCGCAGTTTATCCGCGCTGATGGGACGAAGTTTTTCGGGCAGACTCTATTATGATTTGCGAGAAAAACGCGGTCTCACCTATGGCATTTACGGCCAGTGCGCCAATGCGCCGCTGTCCAGTAGCATCAAGTTTTACGGCAGTACAGCCATAGAACATACGGGCGCGTTTGTGGTGGGCATACTCGATCACCTCGTGCTCGTTAAAACCCAAAGTGCCAGCCAAGGCGAAATAAATGCACTTAAAACCTATTTGATAGGTGAGGATTTACTCAGCCAAGACAACAGCATTCAGCGTGAAAACCAATATCTCCAACAAATTGCGACAGGATTAACACAAGTTGATGTGCAAAAGCTGAATGCAGAGTTGCAGGCGCTAACGCCAAAAAGGCTGCTGCAGTTAGCCAACGGGGCGTTTAGCGGTGAGCCATTGATTATCTTGCGGGGTGATGTCGATCGAATAATCCCAGACTTAACCTCTAAGCTGCCAGAGTGGCAGCTTGAAAGGGTCAAGGTGGACTAAATACTGAATGCAAACAAGTAAAAGCTGAATAGTAAGACTAGCGCACTCTGTGGTAGCAACGTTCGGGGCGGCCGATAGAACCATAACTCTGATCCGCCGCCAGCTCATTGCATTCCAACAAAAACTCTAAATAACGCCGCGCGGTAGAACGGCTAACACCTAGCTTTTCACCCACCATTTGCGCTGTGAGTTTATCCTGCGGCTTAGCATCAAACACTTCACGGATTTTCTGTAGTGTCAATTGATCGACCCCCTTTGGCAAACGAGCAGCAGCCTTGGTCGTCCCTGTCGGCACTTCCATAAAGGCATCGACCACGGATTGAGTCAGCTCTTCGGTGGCAGAAAGTTTGAGCTGGCGGCTCTCGAATCGACTCAAGGCTTGGTCTAACCGACTCAAGAGTACAGGTTTTACCAGAAAATCGAACACGCCGAGCTGCATGGCTTTTTCTAAAATCTGCACTTCTTTGGCTGCAGTGAGCAATACCACTTCGCTACGGATCCCTTGGCTGCGTAATTCTGCCAGTAAATTCAAACCATTACCGTCGGGTAAATACACGTCTAACAGTAAGAGGTCCGGCGTGATAGCACCCAGTAAAGACCGCGCCGTGCAGATATCGCTCGCCATGCCAATCACTTTATAACGATTGGTCGAGAACAAATATTGCGCAACCAAATGGGCGACTTCGACTTCATCCTCGACGATGATCACTGTATGCATTAAACAATACCTATTTCAGGCAGAAGTTCAGGAAACAAATACGGTGCGGTTAACTCAGCAACACGCGCAACTTGGTCCGCAACAATCATGACGGTATGCATTAAACGGTACCTACTTCAGGTAAAGGTTTAGTGGGAATATACACAGAAAAACGCGCGCCACCTAAATCTGAGTCGGCAAACTCTAAGCTGCCATGGCAGGCACACAGGTAGGTATTGACGATATACATGCCCACACCGTGCTGCGCCCCTTGCTTAGAGCTGTAATCTGGATCGAATATCGTGCTGTACTCGGTTTTAGAAATCCCATCGCCACTGTCTTCCACATCAAAAATCAGGTTAGAGGCGGTTTCATCTAAGGTCACGACCACGCGGCGGGGCTTATGATTGTTCGCCCTGTGCACGGCCTCAATGGCATTATCGATAAGATTGCCCATAATCGACACCATCCGCTCTAGCATAATGGCGTCTTGAACATCGCTGAGTTGACTATCTGGGCTGATTTGAAACTCAATATTGAGCTCTTTCGCCTTGTGATACTTACCCAAGAGTAATCCCGCGATCGTCGGCTCATGGATTTGCGACAGTAATAAATGGATTTGAGCCTGCCAACCTTGGCTTTCTTGACCGATAAATTCGACCGCTTTGTCGTAGGCTTTGAGCTGTAATAATGCGCCTAGGGTATGGAGTTTATTCGAGTAATCATGGGTTTGCACTCTGAGCATTTCGGCAAACTCTTGTACTTTTGCCAGTTGTTGGCTCAAGCGCTCAATTTCATCGGCGGGGCGCATCGTCAGTAGTAAGCCATCATTTTGATCCCGTACCTGAAACGGCACCCGCGACATCACCAGCCATTGCTCATTGGCAAATAACTCGAATCCCCTGATGGTTTTGTTTTGGTTCGTCAGTAGAAAATCGGCGTGCTGCGGCAATAAATCACTCAACATCAGAGTATTAGGTTGGCAGGTCGGAGATAAGGCTAAGATCTCCCGCGCCCTTTGATTCAACTTGCGGATACGGCCATCGGCATCCAATGCCACCACGCCCATTCGCACTGTGTTAAGAATCGCGTCCTGCTCGACGAATAAACGGCCTATTTCCGCAGGTTGCAAGCCGAACAACATTTCCCGTACTTGCCGTCCCATCCAAAAAGCCACCAGCACGCCCATCAATAACACCCCTAGGACTGTCATGATGATTTCAGGAATACGCTTATCGATTAACGCGCCCACGGACTGGCTCAAAAAGCCCACGGAAACCAAGCCGATAATTTGACCTTGCTCGTCAAGCACTGGCACTTTGCCGCGAATAGAGCGACCTAAACTGCCCTGCGCCTCGGAGATATAAGACTCCCCTTCTAATGCCGCTTGGCTGTCACCGCCCTCCATCTTCTTGCCAATTTTATCTGAATCTGGGTGCACGATACGGTATTTATGGGTATCGCCCACCACGATAAAATCGGCCTTAGACGCTAGACGTATTCCCTCTATCGCAGCCAGCAATTGTGGGCTCGAATGCCCAGTCTGCAAAGCGGTAATCACATCGGCCCGTGTCGCGACCGCATGGGCCAGCCCTAATGCCTTAGCGCCCGATTGCTCAGTAATACTGCGACTCAAAATTTGATAGCTGATGCCGCCAAATAAGGCGCACAGCAACAAACTCAGGCAAGTCACCCCACTGATTAACCACGTTTCTAAGCGCTTAGGGCGTCTCATTAGCGTACCTTTACATTAAGAGGCTTTCGCCAATTTATCACTACGATGACTACGAATAAAACCGATCAATGGCACAGCCAGCATCGCAATTGCCACAATCAAGATAGTCAGCGTCAGCGGGCGTTCCCACAGGAAGCTCAAAGAACCATCGGAAGCGATCATAGCACGGCGGAAGTTACGCTCAATCATATCACCGAGGATGAAGCCCAGTAGC of the Shewanella baltica genome contains:
- a CDS encoding M16 family metallopeptidase translates to MMNLTPVTHGRPKQLQSLMCCVMALLLSACQQTQIVFTPTEPPSLASFEIPYPLDNHLPESGVIIPATDPMFSDEVHTELDLPYQLHRLASVQSTYDLSSNSLSNRVSLAAVSPQAPFNNPDILQIALQEKARALAISLADPCLETFSIRVSLHSINLSLTCPDDVNHIYGLLVQFWQPNTFVDATTAPVDIDNIRRQLKLNKHLNAFSGAEIDKVWREKLLGPEHPYNKVLNNDELFDSLNLNQLQQIQQQAAMQAQWHLFLPNSQAKNAEFNLQASIKLWPLLTTSLPKSLSKSSSHADKLETTTSKQTQKIFLIDAPGSVQTQVRLGYRIDHSINHAIGHTVDSELGDMSEKSQLSSQEVALSCRSLSALMGRSFSGRLYYDLREKRGLTYGIYGQCANAPLSSSIKFYGSTAIEHTGAFVVGILDHLVLVKTQSASQGEINALKTYLIGEDLLSQDNSIQRENQYLQQIATGLTQVDVQKLNAELQALTPKRLLQLANGAFSGEPLIILRGDVDRIIPDLTSKLPEWQLERVKVD
- a CDS encoding response regulator — its product is MHTVIIVEDEVEVAHLVAQYLFSTNRYKVIGMASDICTARSLLGAITPDLLLLDVYLPDGNGLNLLAELRSQGIRSEVVLLTAAKEVQILEKAMQLGVFDFLVKPVLLSRLDQALSRFESRQLKLSATEELTQSVVDAFMEVPTGTTKAAARLPKGVDQLTLQKIREVFDAKPQDKLTAQMVGEKLGVSRSTARRYLEFLLECNELAADQSYGSIGRPERCYHRVR
- a CDS encoding ATP-binding protein, producing the protein MRRPKRLETWLISGVTCLSLLLCALFGGISYQILSRSITEQSGAKALGLAHAVATRADVITALQTGHSSPQLLAAIEGIRLASKADFIVVGDTHKYRIVHPDSDKIGKKMEGGDSQAALEGESYISEAQGSLGRSIRGKVPVLDEQGQIIGLVSVGFLSQSVGALIDKRIPEIIMTVLGVLLMGVLVAFWMGRQVREMLFGLQPAEIGRLFVEQDAILNTVRMGVVALDADGRIRKLNQRAREILALSPTCQPNTLMLSDLLPQHADFLLTNQNKTIRGFELFANEQWLVMSRVPFQVRDQNDGLLLTMRPADEIERLSQQLAKVQEFAEMLRVQTHDYSNKLHTLGALLQLKAYDKAVEFIGQESQGWQAQIHLLLSQIHEPTIAGLLLGKYHKAKELNIEFQISPDSQLSDVQDAIMLERMVSIMGNLIDNAIEAVHRANNHKPRRVVVTLDETASNLIFDVEDSGDGISKTEYSTIFDPDYSSKQGAQHGVGMYIVNTYLCACHGSLEFADSDLGGARFSVYIPTKPLPEVGTV